A single region of the Halorussus gelatinilyticus genome encodes:
- a CDS encoding DUF502 domain-containing protein, whose amino-acid sequence MGQGETPAETARETGESVYDGLLSVVVTGIAIIVPLVVTVWVLAMIVNFVARAFAPLVALLQWTGVVEVARSLWLGQFFAGLGIYSVVFEYVPEFVALAVLVGTIVGVGSLAHVRYGERIVVAVDSALADVPGVGTVYKSFRRVGDAMLGSEAENFEDVKIVEYPREGSYILGFETAESPEAISEAVGEDDLVAMFLPFAPNPVMGGYLSYIPEENVYDVDMTVEEGIRTIITSGIASGEDDDATLGNIPGVEHERDSPAKAD is encoded by the coding sequence ATGGGGCAAGGTGAGACACCTGCGGAGACGGCCCGCGAAACCGGCGAATCGGTGTACGACGGACTCCTCAGCGTCGTGGTGACTGGCATCGCTATCATCGTGCCGCTCGTCGTCACGGTCTGGGTGCTGGCGATGATCGTCAACTTCGTCGCCCGCGCGTTCGCGCCGCTCGTCGCCCTCCTCCAGTGGACCGGCGTCGTGGAGGTCGCCCGCTCGCTGTGGCTCGGCCAGTTCTTCGCGGGGCTGGGCATCTACAGCGTCGTCTTCGAGTACGTCCCGGAGTTCGTCGCGCTGGCGGTTCTGGTCGGCACCATCGTCGGCGTCGGCAGTCTCGCGCACGTCAGGTACGGCGAGCGCATCGTGGTCGCGGTCGATTCCGCGCTCGCGGACGTTCCCGGCGTCGGCACCGTGTACAAGAGTTTTCGGCGGGTCGGCGACGCGATGCTCGGGAGCGAGGCCGAGAACTTCGAGGACGTGAAAATCGTGGAGTATCCCCGCGAAGGGTCGTACATCCTCGGCTTCGAGACGGCCGAGTCGCCCGAGGCCATCAGCGAGGCGGTCGGCGAGGACGACCTCGTGGCCATGTTCCTGCCGTTCGCGCCCAACCCCGTGATGGGCGGTTACCTCTCCTACATCCCGGAAGAGAACGTCTACGACGTGGACATGACCGTCGAGGAGGGTATCCGGACGATCATCACCAGCGGCATCGCCTCGGGCGAGGACGACGACGCGACGCTGGGCAACATCCCCGGCGTCGAACACGAGCGGGACAGTCCGGCGAAAGCCGACTGA
- a CDS encoding Na+/H+ antiporter NhaC family protein: protein MASLDFEPQTYGELSPERRPTLAQALVPILGVVVFLGVGSGYLGMNPHAPLVWSVVLTGLVGYYWMDLSWDVLYEGIADGLLMGLQAILILFTIYALIATWVSAGTIPGLMHYGLSILTPEVFLPATAILAAVVAFSIGSSWTTAGTLGVAFVGIGSGLGIPAPMTAGAILSGAYAGDKQSPLSDTTNLAAAVTNTNLYDHIRAMRTGTAIALGLSLILYALLGLRAGGAIPEGRVAEIQGALAGTYDLSVFVFLPLVVTFGLALYGYPALPSLVAGVFAGVFTTMAVQGVGFTAAWDVFLNGTAPQTGTKLVNDLLAQDGLTGSAWTITVVVAALSLGGLLERLGVLAVLAHHLAQGVRSGTSLVATSGLSAILVNIFSAQQYMAIVIPGMTLRNLYDEYDLESSDLSRAVEAAGTPTGALIPWHAGAVYMSSVFGVPTLAFSWGEPATILNSYFPFYFFAFLSPLVLFVMTLLGRATTPKDSADSSVPSSADD, encoded by the coding sequence ATGGCTTCCCTCGACTTCGAACCGCAAACGTACGGAGAACTGTCGCCCGAGCGCCGGCCGACGCTCGCCCAAGCGTTGGTCCCCATCCTCGGCGTCGTCGTCTTCCTCGGCGTCGGGTCGGGCTACCTCGGGATGAACCCCCACGCGCCGCTCGTCTGGAGCGTCGTCCTGACGGGACTGGTCGGCTACTACTGGATGGACCTCTCGTGGGACGTCCTGTACGAGGGCATCGCCGACGGCCTACTGATGGGACTACAGGCGATTCTCATCCTATTCACCATCTACGCGCTCATCGCCACGTGGGTCAGCGCGGGCACGATTCCGGGCCTGATGCACTACGGCCTGTCGATTCTCACGCCCGAGGTGTTCCTGCCCGCGACCGCGATTCTGGCGGCCGTGGTCGCGTTCTCCATCGGGTCGTCGTGGACCACCGCAGGCACGCTCGGCGTCGCGTTCGTCGGCATCGGGTCGGGTCTCGGCATTCCCGCGCCGATGACCGCCGGCGCGATTCTGAGCGGCGCGTACGCCGGCGACAAGCAGTCGCCGCTCTCGGACACGACCAACCTCGCGGCCGCGGTCACGAACACGAACCTCTACGACCACATCCGGGCGATGCGGACGGGCACCGCGATAGCGCTCGGTCTCTCGCTGATTCTCTACGCGCTCCTCGGACTCCGCGCCGGCGGAGCGATTCCCGAGGGTCGGGTCGCCGAGATTCAGGGCGCGCTGGCGGGCACCTACGACCTCTCGGTGTTCGTCTTCCTGCCGCTCGTGGTCACCTTCGGCCTCGCGCTCTACGGCTACCCGGCGCTCCCCTCGCTAGTCGCGGGCGTCTTCGCCGGCGTGTTCACCACGATGGCGGTGCAGGGCGTCGGCTTCACCGCCGCGTGGGACGTGTTCCTGAACGGGACCGCGCCCCAGACCGGGACGAAACTCGTGAACGACCTGCTCGCGCAGGACGGTCTCACCGGGTCGGCGTGGACCATCACGGTGGTCGTCGCCGCGCTCTCGCTCGGGGGTCTCCTCGAACGACTCGGCGTCCTCGCGGTGCTGGCTCATCACCTCGCACAGGGCGTCCGAAGCGGAACTAGCCTCGTGGCGACGTCGGGCCTCTCGGCGATTCTGGTCAACATCTTCAGCGCCCAGCAGTACATGGCCATCGTGATTCCGGGCATGACGCTCCGGAACCTCTACGACGAGTACGACCTGGAGAGCAGCGACCTCTCGCGTGCAGTCGAGGCCGCGGGGACTCCGACGGGCGCGCTCATCCCGTGGCACGCCGGGGCGGTCTACATGTCGAGCGTCTTCGGCGTGCCGACGCTGGCGTTCTCTTGGGGCGAACCGGCCACCATCCTCAATTCGTACTTCCCGTTCTACTTCTTCGCGTTCCTCTCACCGCTGGTGCTGTTCGTCATGACCCTGCTCGGACGCGCGACGACGCCGAAGGATTCCGCCGACTCGTCGGTGCCCTCGTCGGCCGACGACTGA